In Staphylococcus lloydii, the following proteins share a genomic window:
- the argS gene encoding arginine--tRNA ligase: MNIIDQVKQTLIDEIKNSIEQAQLIDASEMPEVKIETPKDNKNGDYASNIAMVLTKLAKRNPREIAQAIVDNLDTTKAHVKEVAIAGPGFINFYLDNSYLTEVIPEAINKGDDFGHVAPNSKERVLVEYVSANPTGDLHIGHARNAAVGDTLCNLLEAAGYDVTREYYINDAGNQITNLARSIEARYFEALGDTNHEMPADGYHGKDIINIGKDLAEKQPELKDLPEDERVKTFRQLGVSYEMEKLRKDLADFNINYDSWFSETSLYEQNEITEVLNKMADLGYTYEKDGATWLRTTDFKDDKDRVLIKQDGTYTYFLPDIAYHFDKIQRGNDILIDLFGADHHGYINRLKASMETFGVDSDRLEIQIMQIVRLMQDGQEVKMSKRTGNAITLREIMDEVGVDAARYFLTMRSSDTHFDFDMELAKQESQDNPVYYAQYAHARICSILKQAADRGIKPTVDADFSLITNDKAIELLKKVADFEPTIESAANHRAPHRITNYIQDLASHFHKFYNDEKVLTDDEAKTTALVALIEAVKITLHNALNLVGVHAPESM, encoded by the coding sequence ATGAACATAATTGATCAAGTGAAACAAACACTTATTGATGAAATTAAAAATAGCATCGAACAGGCTCAACTTATTGATGCGAGCGAGATGCCTGAAGTTAAAATCGAAACGCCAAAAGATAATAAAAATGGAGATTATGCTTCAAATATAGCGATGGTATTAACTAAATTAGCAAAACGTAATCCTCGTGAAATTGCACAAGCTATCGTTGATAATTTAGATACTACAAAAGCACATGTTAAAGAAGTAGCTATTGCGGGACCTGGATTTATTAACTTTTATTTAGATAATTCATATTTGACTGAAGTGATACCAGAAGCTATTAACAAAGGCGATGATTTTGGCCACGTGGCTCCTAATAGTAAAGAGCGTGTTCTTGTAGAGTATGTGTCAGCTAATCCAACTGGCGATTTACATATTGGCCATGCACGTAACGCTGCAGTAGGTGACACGTTATGTAATTTATTAGAAGCGGCAGGATATGATGTAACTAGAGAATATTACATTAATGATGCAGGTAATCAAATTACAAACTTAGCACGTTCAATTGAAGCACGTTATTTTGAAGCATTAGGTGATACGAATCATGAAATGCCTGCAGATGGCTATCATGGTAAAGATATTATTAACATTGGTAAAGATTTAGCAGAAAAACAACCTGAACTTAAAGATTTACCAGAAGATGAACGTGTTAAAACATTTAGACAACTAGGTGTTTCTTATGAAATGGAAAAATTAAGAAAAGACTTAGCAGATTTCAATATCAATTATGATAGTTGGTTTAGCGAAACTTCACTTTACGAACAAAATGAAATTACTGAAGTGTTAAATAAAATGGCTGACTTAGGTTACACATATGAAAAAGACGGTGCTACTTGGTTACGTACTACTGACTTTAAAGATGATAAAGACAGAGTGCTAATTAAACAAGATGGTACTTATACTTATTTCTTGCCGGATATTGCTTATCATTTCGATAAAATACAACGTGGTAATGATATTTTAATAGACTTATTTGGTGCAGATCATCACGGTTATATTAATCGTTTAAAAGCGTCAATGGAAACATTTGGTGTAGATAGTGACCGTTTAGAAATTCAAATCATGCAAATTGTACGTTTAATGCAAGATGGTCAAGAAGTTAAAATGAGTAAACGTACAGGAAATGCTATTACGTTACGTGAAATTATGGACGAAGTAGGTGTAGATGCAGCACGTTATTTCTTAACAATGCGTAGCTCTGATACTCATTTTGATTTTGATATGGAATTAGCTAAACAAGAATCGCAAGATAATCCAGTTTATTATGCGCAATATGCACATGCACGTATTTGTTCAATTTTAAAACAAGCAGCAGATAGAGGGATTAAACCAACTGTAGATGCAGATTTTTCATTGATTACAAACGACAAAGCAATAGAATTGTTGAAAAAAGTAGCTGACTTTGAACCTACAATTGAGAGTGCTGCAAACCATCGCGCGCCTCATCGTATTACAAATTATATTCAAGATTTAGCTTCGCATTTCCATAAATTCTACAATGATGAAAAAGTATTAACTGATGATGAAGCTAAAACAACTGCGCTTGTTGCTTTAATAGAGGCCGTGAAAATAACGTTACACAATGCGTTAAATTTAGTAGGTGTTCATGCACCTGAATCGATGTAA
- a CDS encoding GNAT family N-acetyltransferase, whose amino-acid sequence MYTVRKATPNDVLGIRDVATKAWYNTYLNIYAATTVNELLAASYNEQHLIKRLQEQLFLVVEADNEIIGFANFIYGKELYLSAHYVTPVSQHHGYGSELLDQGLAQFKGQYNEVYLEVDNQNEEAVNFYKNKGFEILRSYNHVMYGETMNLALMYKTLN is encoded by the coding sequence CATCAGAGATGTCGCAACAAAAGCTTGGTATAACACATATTTAAACATATATGCAGCTACAACAGTAAATGAATTGTTAGCTGCTTCATATAACGAACAACATTTAATTAAAAGATTGCAAGAACAACTTTTCCTTGTGGTCGAAGCGGATAATGAAATTATTGGCTTTGCTAATTTTATTTATGGGAAAGAACTTTATTTATCAGCACATTACGTAACACCAGTTTCACAACACCATGGTTATGGTTCTGAGTTATTAGATCAAGGATTAGCCCAATTTAAAGGCCAGTATAACGAGGTTTATCTTGAAGTCGATAATCAAAATGAAGAAGCAGTAAATTTCTATAAAAATAAAGGGTTTGAAATTTTGCGCTCTTATAATCATGTTATGTATGGTGAAACGATGAATTTAGCGCTTATGTATAAAACGTTAAATTAA
- a CDS encoding YwhD family protein has protein sequence MAENNGFKFNIIKNDPLDGHKGTNIGSISLDNIAPVFIDVENKEAFIDIGGMHARASVEKGVKWIKEKDTVNVEGAKEYWLCWVTTERGENGPYYAGVTACYLMVNKKIRRGYKSMPEHVNMMDKSMKRQIVVDQIGDENKKVLREFLAQHNAEMWHNSTEELHQALATE, from the coding sequence GTGGCTGAAAATAACGGCTTTAAATTTAATATTATAAAAAATGATCCACTAGATGGGCATAAAGGAACAAACATTGGTTCCATTAGTTTAGATAATATCGCGCCAGTATTTATAGATGTAGAAAACAAAGAGGCATTTATTGATATTGGCGGTATGCACGCACGCGCTAGCGTAGAAAAAGGCGTAAAATGGATCAAAGAAAAAGATACAGTAAATGTTGAAGGTGCTAAAGAATATTGGTTATGTTGGGTTACGACTGAACGTGGCGAAAATGGACCTTATTATGCTGGTGTAACAGCTTGTTATTTAATGGTTAACAAAAAGATTAGACGTGGGTATAAGAGTATGCCCGAACACGTTAACATGATGGATAAATCAATGAAGCGACAAATTGTTGTTGATCAAATTGGTGACGAAAATAAAAAAGTCTTAAGAGAATTTTTAGCACAACATAATGCTGAAATGTGGCATAATTCTACCGAAGAATTACATCAAGCATTAGCAACAGAATAA
- a CDS encoding HD domain-containing protein, producing the protein MTYSTYASQQLPEEKVFKDPIHRYIHVKNQIIWDLIKTKEFQRLRRIKQLGTLYLSFHTAEHSRFGHSLGVYEIVRRLIDESFSGREAWDDKDAPLALCAALLHDLGHGPFSHSFEKIFNTDHEVFTQAIITGPTEVNEVLSRVSPTFPQEVADVINKTHDNKLVISMISSQIDADRMDYLQRDAYFTGVSYGQFDMERILRLMRPSKDEVLIKESGMHAVENFIMSRYQMYWQIYFHPVSRGGEVLLNNCLKRAKQLYNEGYQFKMYPTDFIPFFEETVTIAQYIDLDEVVVQYYLKAWVNEDDAILSDLARRFINRDLFKYMPFDGSIITITELTDLFVQAGIDPNYYFVSESFTDLPYDYDRPGSNRQPIHLLRRNGTIREISNESLVISSITGINREDYKLYYPKELISDVTDDNVRNAIISILNELN; encoded by the coding sequence TTGACTTATTCAACATATGCTTCACAACAATTACCAGAAGAAAAAGTGTTCAAAGACCCTATTCATAGATATATTCATGTCAAAAATCAAATCATTTGGGATTTGATTAAAACTAAAGAGTTTCAACGCTTGAGAAGAATTAAACAATTGGGAACCTTATATCTATCATTTCACACTGCAGAGCATAGCCGTTTTGGCCACTCGTTGGGTGTATATGAAATCGTACGTCGACTCATAGATGAATCATTTTCTGGTAGAGAGGCGTGGGATGATAAGGATGCGCCTTTAGCTTTGTGTGCAGCATTGTTGCACGATTTAGGTCATGGTCCGTTTTCTCATAGTTTTGAAAAGATATTTAATACAGATCATGAAGTTTTTACTCAAGCTATTATTACAGGCCCTACTGAAGTGAATGAAGTGCTTTCACGTGTTTCTCCAACGTTTCCACAAGAAGTGGCAGATGTAATAAATAAAACACATGACAATAAGTTAGTCATTTCAATGATATCATCACAAATTGATGCCGATAGAATGGACTATTTACAAAGAGATGCCTATTTTACAGGCGTATCTTACGGTCAATTTGATATGGAACGTATTTTGAGACTAATGCGTCCGTCTAAAGATGAAGTATTAATTAAAGAGAGCGGTATGCACGCTGTAGAAAACTTTATCATGAGTCGTTATCAAATGTATTGGCAAATATATTTCCATCCCGTAAGTAGAGGGGGAGAAGTGTTATTAAATAACTGTCTGAAACGCGCTAAACAACTTTACAATGAAGGGTATCAGTTTAAAATGTACCCGACCGACTTCATCCCATTCTTTGAGGAGACGGTAACTATCGCACAGTATATAGATTTGGATGAAGTGGTAGTGCAATATTATTTAAAAGCGTGGGTAAATGAAGACGATGCTATTTTAAGTGATTTAGCACGTAGGTTTATTAACAGAGACTTATTTAAATACATGCCATTTGACGGTTCAATTATTACAATTACGGAACTGACTGATTTATTTGTCCAAGCAGGTATAGATCCAAATTATTACTTCGTTAGTGAGTCATTTACTGATTTGCCTTATGATTATGATCGTCCAGGTTCTAATCGACAACCGATACACTTGCTTAGAAGAAATGGCACAATTAGAGAGATAAGTAATGAATCCTTGGTTATTTCTAGCATTACTGGGATTAATAGGGAAGACTATAAACTATATTATCCGAAAGAATTAATTAGCGATGTTACAGATGATAATGTACGCAACGCCATTATAAGTATTTTAAACGAATTAAACTAA
- a CDS encoding endonuclease III domain-containing protein → MLNVTALYDILYKHMGAQHWWPARTKIEIVLGAILVQNTNWRNAAHAIEKLEQHTQLAPDSILQLSDEALQDIIKSSGFYRSKAQTIKSVLTWMARFQFDYKEIKAYYHDELRTNLLNIKGIGNETADVLLVYIFEVPVFIPDSYTRRIFYKLGYDRTNNYEQLRKQIVLPSSFTAQDANEFHALLDNFGKQYFNKNEQQKLQFLEAYFIR, encoded by the coding sequence ATGTTAAATGTAACAGCTTTATACGACATTTTATATAAACATATGGGCGCTCAACATTGGTGGCCAGCTCGAACTAAAATAGAAATAGTTTTAGGGGCAATATTAGTACAAAATACAAATTGGAGAAACGCGGCGCATGCTATAGAAAAATTAGAACAACACACACAATTAGCGCCAGATAGCATACTGCAATTATCAGATGAGGCATTACAAGATATAATTAAATCAAGTGGTTTTTATAGATCTAAGGCTCAAACGATAAAATCTGTGCTGACTTGGATGGCACGATTTCAATTTGATTATAAAGAAATTAAAGCATATTATCATGATGAATTGAGAACAAATTTACTAAACATAAAAGGCATTGGTAATGAAACGGCGGATGTGTTACTCGTTTATATTTTTGAGGTGCCAGTCTTTATTCCAGATAGTTATACACGTAGGATTTTTTATAAATTAGGGTATGATCGCACGAATAACTATGAACAATTACGTAAACAAATCGTATTACCGTCAAGTTTTACTGCTCAAGATGCAAATGAGTTTCATGCTTTATTAGATAATTTTGGCAAGCAATATTTTAATAAAAACGAACAACAAAAGCTGCAATTTTTAGAGGCATATTTTATTAGATAA
- a CDS encoding DUF1934 domain-containing protein: protein MDYNVDIQTKQVVKQLDEKNKFSFKTQGTWSKRNAEFIRYQEVIDDATVKVTIKIEQSGVKIIRKGDINMNLHFVEGEDTFTLYEVGGGRIPLTVRTHSILHFVTDHGGKLKVHYDLWQEEEKMGTYQFEITYKEQSENEHN, encoded by the coding sequence TTGGACTACAATGTGGATATACAAACAAAACAAGTGGTTAAACAATTAGATGAAAAGAATAAGTTTTCATTTAAAACTCAAGGGACTTGGTCAAAACGTAATGCTGAATTTATACGCTATCAAGAAGTTATTGATGACGCTACAGTGAAAGTTACGATTAAAATTGAGCAATCGGGCGTAAAAATTATACGTAAAGGTGATATTAATATGAATCTTCATTTTGTAGAAGGTGAAGATACTTTTACGTTATATGAAGTAGGTGGCGGACGTATACCATTGACAGTACGCACACACTCTATTTTACATTTTGTAACTGACCATGGTGGCAAATTAAAAGTACATTATGATCTATGGCAAGAGGAAGAGAAGATGGGCACATACCAATTTGAAATTACTTATAAGGAGCAAAGTGAAAATGAACATAATTGA